From a single Ornithodoros turicata isolate Travis chromosome 8, ASM3712646v1, whole genome shotgun sequence genomic region:
- the LOC135367270 gene encoding sodium/potassium/calcium exchanger 5-like isoform X2 has product MLKGCVALCILILTGTVVCGYLPKSVLEDASNGTRNGLATSSSLLEDVLEGNNSLSQDGGIRGTKLADDREAEDCVPPSIDEFPRDLFSNESRQSGALVLHFLAVAYLCCALAIVCDEYFVPCLELLSRVIRIPTDVAGATVMAIGTSSPELYSAIIGSFITKGDIGLGTIVGSAVFNILGVTSVTGLCLLSNSVQLEWYPILRDFIIYVVCVTLLAVFIYDSTVHWYEAGSLLTLFVFYIAIMFFNAGLKRAATKQVDALIRLMKRENGSHLNTKNALARKEIAPLIAVVHQNGTTSLQPQLHKTQEPSGRHVLPTTQDTTEQKAGGHSTVDVAQCSVSGPLSTGSFLNQVHAPENHAAVDTKADASSVLLRCGETTTAKTTPSTEDEVLFVPFTTPSGGWLPWVWWLVTWPAACIFFVTVPNCKRFPRLFPATFVMSVLWIGILSYLCAWMVTVIGYTLNVPDSVSGLTILAAGISVPEIITSVLIVKMGFGNMAISNLLGSNILDILFCLGLPWLVKTCASGPLHINSGALTYTTLTLLATTVLMVVTLCAAGWRLNLKVGLVCLLLYAAFIVLACLYELNVFGDFNPPTCELQGT; this is encoded by the exons ATGTTGAAAGGGTGCGTTGCACTTTGCATCCTCATATTAACGGGAACAGTCGTGTGCGGATATCTGCCTAAGAGCGTACTGGAAGATGCGTCTAACGGAACCCGGAACGGCTTGGCTACATCCAGTTCCCTTCTGGAAG ATGTCTTGGAAGGAAATAACAGCCTCAGTCAAGATGGCGGCATACGGGGCACCAAACTGGCAGACGACAGAGAGGCGGAAGACTGCGTTCCGCCCTCCATCGACGAATTTCCTCGCGACTTGTTCAGCAACGAAAGCCGTCAATCGGGGGCTCTGGTGTTGCATTTCTTGGCCGTAGCGTACCTCTGCTGTGCCCTGGCCATCGTCTGCGACGAGTACTTCGTTCCATGCTTGGAGCTTCTCTCTCGTG TCATCAGAATCCCAACGGATGTCGCTGGGGCAACTGTCATGGCGATAGGAACTTCTTCGCCAGAACTCTACTCCGCTATAATAG GCTCCTTCATCACGAAGGGCGACATAGGCTTAGGTACCATCGTGGGCTCAGCCGTGTTCAACATCCTCGGCGTTACCAGCGTCACGGGCCTCTGCCTTCTCAGCAAC AGTGTGCAGCTGGAGTGGTATCCTATCCTAAGGGATTTTATCATCTACGTTGTTTGTGTGACTCTGCTCGCTGTCTTCATATACGACAGCACGGTGCACTG GTACGAAGCAGGATCATTACTCACTCTATTTGTCTTCTACATCGCCATCATGTTTTTCAACGCTGGACTCAAACGCGCAGCCACCAAGCAG GTAGATGCCCTGATCCGCCTGATGAAGCGAGAGAATGGCTCTCATTTGAATACTAAAAACGCTCTGGCCCGCAAGGAAATTGCTCCGCTGATAGCTGTGGTTCACCAGAACGGTACGACGAGTCTGCAGCCGCAACTCCATAAGACTCAAGAACCAAGTGGTCGTCACGTGTTGCCCACAACCCAAGATACCACAGAACAGAAAGCAGGTG GCCACAGCACAGTCGACGTAGCGCAATGTTCTGTGTCTGGTCCCCTTTCCACAGGATCCTTTCTCAATCAGGTGCATGCTCCAGAGAACCATGCTGCTGTAGACACCAAAGCAGACG CTAGTTCGGTTCTTCTCCGCTGCGGCGAGACAACGACGGCGAAGACGACGCCCTCTACCGAGGATGAAGTTCTCTTCGTGCCTTTCACGACACCGAGCGGCGGTTGGCTACCTTGGGTATGGTGGCTGGTCACGTGGCCGGCTGCCTGCATCTTTTTCGTGACGGTGCCCAATTGCAAACGGTTTCCTAGGCTGTTTCCTGCAACTTTCGTCATGTCTGTCCTATGGATTGGGATCCTATCTTATCTCTGTGCTTGGATGGTCACAGTCATCG GCTACACATTGAACGTACCTGACTCTGTATCCGGTCTCACCATACTAGCGGCCGGCATCAGTGTTCCTGAAATCATCACGAGTGTTCTTATTGTAAAGATGG GCTTCGGCAACATGGCCATCAGCAACCTGCTCGGCAGCAACATCCTGGACATCCTCTTCTGTCTGGGCCTTCCGTGGCTAGTCAAGACGTGCGCCTCCGGGCCGTTACACATCAACAGCGGTGCCTTGACCTACACTACACTCACCTTGCTGGCGACTACGGTGCTCATGGTAGTCACTCTGTGTGCCGCAGGGTGGCGCCTGAACTTAAAAGTGGGACTGGTGTGTCTGCTGCTTTATGCGGCTTTCATTGTCCTAGCGTGTTTGTACGAACTCAATGTCTTCGGTGACTTCAACCCTCCTACCTGCGAATTACAAGGAACATAA
- the LOC135367270 gene encoding sodium/potassium/calcium exchanger 5-like isoform X1, whose protein sequence is MLKGCVALCILILTGTVVCGYLPKSVLEDASNGTRNGLATSSSLLEVPELTPDVLEGNNSLSQDGGIRGTKLADDREAEDCVPPSIDEFPRDLFSNESRQSGALVLHFLAVAYLCCALAIVCDEYFVPCLELLSRVIRIPTDVAGATVMAIGTSSPELYSAIIGSFITKGDIGLGTIVGSAVFNILGVTSVTGLCLLSNSVQLEWYPILRDFIIYVVCVTLLAVFIYDSTVHWYEAGSLLTLFVFYIAIMFFNAGLKRAATKQVDALIRLMKRENGSHLNTKNALARKEIAPLIAVVHQNGTTSLQPQLHKTQEPSGRHVLPTTQDTTEQKAGGHSTVDVAQCSVSGPLSTGSFLNQVHAPENHAAVDTKADASSVLLRCGETTTAKTTPSTEDEVLFVPFTTPSGGWLPWVWWLVTWPAACIFFVTVPNCKRFPRLFPATFVMSVLWIGILSYLCAWMVTVIGYTLNVPDSVSGLTILAAGISVPEIITSVLIVKMGFGNMAISNLLGSNILDILFCLGLPWLVKTCASGPLHINSGALTYTTLTLLATTVLMVVTLCAAGWRLNLKVGLVCLLLYAAFIVLACLYELNVFGDFNPPTCELQGT, encoded by the exons ATGTTGAAAGGGTGCGTTGCACTTTGCATCCTCATATTAACGGGAACAGTCGTGTGCGGATATCTGCCTAAGAGCGTACTGGAAGATGCGTCTAACGGAACCCGGAACGGCTTGGCTACATCCAGTTCCCTTCTGGAAG TGCCTGAGCTTACTCCAGATGTCTTGGAAGGAAATAACAGCCTCAGTCAAGATGGCGGCATACGGGGCACCAAACTGGCAGACGACAGAGAGGCGGAAGACTGCGTTCCGCCCTCCATCGACGAATTTCCTCGCGACTTGTTCAGCAACGAAAGCCGTCAATCGGGGGCTCTGGTGTTGCATTTCTTGGCCGTAGCGTACCTCTGCTGTGCCCTGGCCATCGTCTGCGACGAGTACTTCGTTCCATGCTTGGAGCTTCTCTCTCGTG TCATCAGAATCCCAACGGATGTCGCTGGGGCAACTGTCATGGCGATAGGAACTTCTTCGCCAGAACTCTACTCCGCTATAATAG GCTCCTTCATCACGAAGGGCGACATAGGCTTAGGTACCATCGTGGGCTCAGCCGTGTTCAACATCCTCGGCGTTACCAGCGTCACGGGCCTCTGCCTTCTCAGCAAC AGTGTGCAGCTGGAGTGGTATCCTATCCTAAGGGATTTTATCATCTACGTTGTTTGTGTGACTCTGCTCGCTGTCTTCATATACGACAGCACGGTGCACTG GTACGAAGCAGGATCATTACTCACTCTATTTGTCTTCTACATCGCCATCATGTTTTTCAACGCTGGACTCAAACGCGCAGCCACCAAGCAG GTAGATGCCCTGATCCGCCTGATGAAGCGAGAGAATGGCTCTCATTTGAATACTAAAAACGCTCTGGCCCGCAAGGAAATTGCTCCGCTGATAGCTGTGGTTCACCAGAACGGTACGACGAGTCTGCAGCCGCAACTCCATAAGACTCAAGAACCAAGTGGTCGTCACGTGTTGCCCACAACCCAAGATACCACAGAACAGAAAGCAGGTG GCCACAGCACAGTCGACGTAGCGCAATGTTCTGTGTCTGGTCCCCTTTCCACAGGATCCTTTCTCAATCAGGTGCATGCTCCAGAGAACCATGCTGCTGTAGACACCAAAGCAGACG CTAGTTCGGTTCTTCTCCGCTGCGGCGAGACAACGACGGCGAAGACGACGCCCTCTACCGAGGATGAAGTTCTCTTCGTGCCTTTCACGACACCGAGCGGCGGTTGGCTACCTTGGGTATGGTGGCTGGTCACGTGGCCGGCTGCCTGCATCTTTTTCGTGACGGTGCCCAATTGCAAACGGTTTCCTAGGCTGTTTCCTGCAACTTTCGTCATGTCTGTCCTATGGATTGGGATCCTATCTTATCTCTGTGCTTGGATGGTCACAGTCATCG GCTACACATTGAACGTACCTGACTCTGTATCCGGTCTCACCATACTAGCGGCCGGCATCAGTGTTCCTGAAATCATCACGAGTGTTCTTATTGTAAAGATGG GCTTCGGCAACATGGCCATCAGCAACCTGCTCGGCAGCAACATCCTGGACATCCTCTTCTGTCTGGGCCTTCCGTGGCTAGTCAAGACGTGCGCCTCCGGGCCGTTACACATCAACAGCGGTGCCTTGACCTACACTACACTCACCTTGCTGGCGACTACGGTGCTCATGGTAGTCACTCTGTGTGCCGCAGGGTGGCGCCTGAACTTAAAAGTGGGACTGGTGTGTCTGCTGCTTTATGCGGCTTTCATTGTCCTAGCGTGTTTGTACGAACTCAATGTCTTCGGTGACTTCAACCCTCCTACCTGCGAATTACAAGGAACATAA
- the LOC135367274 gene encoding DNA-directed RNA polymerase I subunit RPA2-like — protein sequence MDEFIHFPERPTLERTLNADFGKLEAKQYKVIQDIAKSHIESFNYMLHEGLASAVADIPPCEFALPNGQRVKLELKDAYIGKPLISKNTAGVLTPQVYPAECRNRGTTYRGKLEVTLSWSLNDVQQDIVRKTAGEVPIMVKSDACNLVGLSPKELVRRGEEAGEFGGYFVVNGNEKIIRMLIMTRRNYPIAMTRNSWRHRGRMFSEYGVQLRSVKPDQLGTNMVLHYLTNGTVQVMFSHMKELFFMPVVMLLKGLCDFTDYYIYNEFVAGKENDTFYKGCVANMLRQVQEEDLLNRSQIRDFVGEKFRVRMNLPEWYTDEEVAAYLFKHCICTHLDNDVDKFNLIVFMVKKLFALVKGECAVESTDNPMNHEVLLAGHLYLMVLKEKLATFLYTVRQGIEKKAKASASVFRLTPAVFSHALSASWDITNPMNYFLATGTVVTKSGLGMMQFTGTTVVAEKLNYWRYLSHFRCVHRGAFFAEMRTTAVRKLLPEAWGFLCPVHTPDGAPCGLLNHMTAMAEMVNKQYSTSNLPALLAALGMHGLDGINSDVAHCYVVILDGKVLGYVEDDKAESFTRKLRCLKAAGLEKVPPTLEIGFVPKTGKPSQYPGIFLFSTVARMVRPVLNLATRTVEWIGTFEQVYLNICVVPEEAYADITTHQELRQTSMLSVLANMIPYSDFNQSPRNMYQCQMGKQTMGTPCQALKYRSDNKLYRIQTPQTPFVRPTAYDHYHMDDFPTGTNAIVAVISYTGYDMEDAMVLNKSSIERGFKHGCIYKTEFVNLRQIAGDTGTQTSLVFGRKMIDKELDNRIDMDGLPFIGVKVEYNDPVCSYINLATGETTIKKYKSTESAHICAVKLLGNDTGTDILQNISITYWIQRNPIIGDKFASRHGQKGVCSQLWPIENMPFTESGMTPDIIFNPHGFPSRMTIGMMIESMAGKSGTLHGFVHDSTPFKFSEQKPASDYFGDLLQKAGYNYYGTERMYSGVDGRELEADIFFGVVYYQRLRHMVADKYQVRTTGPVDMLTHQPVKGRKRAGGIRFGEMERDSLLAHGTSFLLHDRLFNCSDKSLAYLCRKCGSMLSPLIEKPDGDMFPRWTCPGCQTADFVDVISVPYVFRYLLAELAAININVKLQVK from the exons ATGGACGAGTTCATACATTTTCCAGAGCGACCGACTCTGGAAAGAACTCTGAATGCTGATTTTGGTAAACTTGAAGCCAAACAATACAAG GTGATACAAGACATCGCCAAGTCTCACATAGAATCTTTCAATTATATGCTACACGAAGGACTGGCCAGTGCTGTCGCA GACATTCCACCATGCGAGTTTGCTCTGCCAAATGGGCAAAGAGTCAAGTTGGAATTAAAG GATGCATACATAGGAAAGCCTTTGATTTCGAAGAACACAGCTGGAGTGCTGACCCCACAAGTTTATCCAGCCGAG TGCCGAAATCGAGGTACCACATACAGAGGTAAACTTGAGGTGACCCTGTCATGGAGCTTGAACGACGTCCAACAAGACATCGTCCGAAAGACTGCCGGTGAAGTACCAATTATGGTCAAG TCGGACGCCTGCAACCTCGTGGGGCTGTCACCAAAAGAACTTGTTCGCCGGGGTGAGGAAGCAGGG GAGTTTGGAGGCTACTTTGTAGTCAACGGGAATGAAAAAATAATCAGAATGCTCATTATGACCAGGAGAAATTAT CCAATCGCCATGACCAGAAATTCCTGGAGACACCGAGGCAGAATGTTTTCCGAGTACGGCGTTCAGTTGCGAAGTGTCAAGCCAGACCAGCTTGGAACG AACATGGTCCTTCACTACCTGACAAATGGAACAGTCCAAGTGATGTTCTCCCACATGAAAGAACTCTTCTTTATGCCGGTGGTGATGCTTCTCAAGGGCCTGTGTGACTTCACAGACTACTACATCTACAATGAATTCGTTGCTGGAAAGGAGAACGACACCTTCTACAAGGG GTGTGTCGCCAACATGTTGAGGCAGGTTCAAGAAGAAGACCTCCTCAACAGAAGCCAGATCAGAGACTTTGTGGGGGAGAAGTTCCGCGTGCGGATGAACCTTCCGGAATGGTACACGGATGAAGAGGTTGCAGCGTATCTCTTCAA gcactgCATCTGCACGCATCTAGACAACGATgttgacaagttcaacctcatCGT GTTCATGGTGAAAAAATTGTTCGCTCTAGTCAAAGGGGAGTGTGCAGTGGAATCAACAGACAACCCCATGAACCATGAGGTCCTCCTGGCCGGGCACTTGTATCTCATGGTTCTTAAG GAGAAGTTGGCGACCTTTTTATATACTGTGAGACAAGGCATCGAAAAGAAAGCCAAGGCGTCTGCCAGTGTGTTCAGGCTAACCCCTG CCGTCTTCAGCCATGCACTGAGCGCGTCCTGGGACATTACGAATCCCATGAACTACTTCCTAGCTACCGGAACTGTTGTGACCAAGTCTGGCTTGGGCATGATGCAGTTCACTGGCACGACGGTGGTCGCGGAGAAGCTCAACTATTGGAGGTATCTGTCCCACTTCCGCTGTGTCCATCGGGGGGCATTTTTCGCCGAGATGCGGACCACTGCAGTGCGAAAACTTCTGCCCGAGGCCTGGG GATTTCTCTGTCCCGTCCACACCCCTGACGGAGCTCCTTGCGGACTCCTCAATCACATGACTGCAATGGCAGAA ATGGTGAACAAGCAGTACAGCACATCTAATCTCCCAGCTCTATTAGCAGCGCTGGGCATGCATGGCCTCGATGGCATCAACTCCGACGTGGCACACTGCTACGTCGTCATCCTCGACGGCAAGGTTTTGGGGTATGTTGAAGATGACAAAGCGGAAAGTTTCACCCGGAAGCTACGTTGCCTGAAAGCTGCTGGATTGGAGAAG GTGCCTCCCACGCTAGAGATTGGCTTTGTACCGAAGACAGGGAAGCCGTCTCAGTACCCGGGTATCTTCCTGTTCAGCACAGTGGCTCGCATGGTCCGCCCCGTGCTCAATCTGGCTACGCGGACAGTCGAGTGGATCGGCACCTTCGAGCAGGTCTACCTCAACATCTGCGTCGTTCCAGAGGAAGCCTATGCCGAT ATTACGACGCACCAGGAACTGCGTCAGACAAGCATGTTGAGTGTCCTGGCCAACATGATCCCTTACTCGGACTTCAATCAGAGTCCTCGTAACATGTACCAGTGCCAG ATGGGAAAACAAACAATGGGTACACCATGCCAGGCACTCAAGTACCGCTCGGACAACAAGTTGTATAGAATCCAGACACCACAGACACCCTTTGTACGTCCTACGGCATATGACCACTACCACATGGACGACTTCCCAACTGGGACCAACGCCATTGTTGCTGTAATTTCTTACACG GGCTACGACATGGAAGACGCCATGGTGCTCAACAAGTCATCCATTGAGAGGGGCTTCAAGCACGGCTGCATTTACAAAACGGAATTTGTGAACCTCAGGCAGATCGCGGGCGACACTGGCACTCAGACCTCACTGGTGTTTGGCCGTAAGATGATAGACAAGGAACTGGATAACCGGATAGACATGGATGGGCTGCCTTTCATCGGGGTCAAGGTGGAGTACAACGATCCAGTCTGCAG CTACATCAACCTCGCTACTGGAGAAACAACTATAAAGAAGTACAAGAGCACGGAGAGTGCTCATATCTGTGCAGTGAAGCTACTGGGCAATGACACAGGCACAGACATCCTTCAGAACATCAGCATTACTTACTGGATTCAG AGGAATCCGATCATCGGTGACAAGTTTGCCAGCCGGCACGGACAGAAGGGTGTCTGCAGCCAGCTGTGGCCCATCGAGAACATGCCGTTCACGGAGAGCGGGATGACACCGGACATCATCTTCAACCCTCACGGATTTCCGTCTCGGATGACCATTG GTATGATGATCGAAAGCATGGCGGGGAAGTCCGGCACGCTCCATGGTTTCGTTCACGACTCCACGCCGTTCAAGTTTTCGGAGCAGAAGCCCGCCTCGGACTATTTCGGAGACCTGCTTCAGAAAG CTGGCTACAACTACTACGGGACAGAGCGGATGTACTCTGGGGTCGACGGGAGAGAATTGGAGGCCGACATATTTTTTGGTGTTGTGTACTATCAGAGACTGAGGCACATGGTAGCCGACAAGTACCAG GTGAGGACAACAGGCCCAGTAGACATGCTGACCCACCAGCCGGTGAAAGGCCGGAAGAGAGCCGGAGGCATCCGTTTTGGAGAGATGGAACGGGATTCCCTGCTGGCTCATGGAACGTCCTTTCTTCTCCATGATAGACTCTTCAACTGCTCCGACAAATCTCTG GCGTACCTGTGCCGCAAGTGTGGCAGCATGTTGTCTCCTCTGATTGAAAAACCAGATGGCGACATGTTCCCCCGCTGGACGTGCCCGGGATGTCAGACGGCGGATTTCGTAGATGTCATCAGCGTTCCTTACGTGTTTCGCTACCTCCTAGCAGAACTGGCAGCGATAAACATTAATGTTAAGCTACAGGTCAAGTGA